The following coding sequences lie in one Panicum virgatum strain AP13 chromosome 6N, P.virgatum_v5, whole genome shotgun sequence genomic window:
- the LOC120678231 gene encoding calcium-transporting ATPase 2, plasma membrane-type-like: MAKVAKESADVIILDDNFSTIATVAKWGRSVYINIQKFVQFQLTVNVVALIVNFSSACLIGSAPLTAVQLLWVNMIMDTLGALALATEPPNNELMKRTPVGRKGNFISNVMWRNIMGQAIYQFLVIWYLQAEGKWLFAIEGDNSDLVLNTIIFNCFVFCQVFNEVSSREMERINVFEGILDNNVFAAVLGSTVVFQFIIIQFLGNFANTTPLTFTQWIASIFIGFIGMPIAVAVKMVPVDSA; this comes from the exons ATGGCGAAG GTGGCGAAAGAGAGTGCGGATGTTATCATTCTTGATGACAACTTCTCCACTATAGCCACTGTTGCTAAGTGGGGTCGATCAGTGTACATCAATATTCAGAAGTTTGTGCAGTTTCAGCTGACAGTCAATGTGGTTGCTCTCATTGTAAACTTCTCTTCAGCTTGCTTGATAG GGAGTGCTCCTCTTACCGCTGTGCAATTGCTCTGGGTCAACATGATCATGGACACACTAGGCGCACTGGCATTGGCCACAGAACCTCCAAACAATGAGCTGATGAAGAGAACTCCTGTTGGAAGGAAAGGAAACTTCATCAGCAACGTCATGTGGAGGAACATCATGGGACAGGCCATCTACCAGTTCCTTGTAATTTGGTATCTGCAGGCTGAAGGGAAATGGCTCTTTGCAATCGAGGGCGACAACTCCGATCTAGTCTTGAACACAATCATCTTTAACTGCTTCGTATTCTGCCAG GTATTCAATGAGGTGAGCTCAAGGGAGATGGAGAGGATAAATGTCTTCGAGGGCATCCTAGACAACAACGTgttcgccgccgtcctcggcaGCACCGTCGTCTTCCAGTTCATCATAATCCAGTTCCTCGGCAACTTCGCGAACACGACCCCTCTCACGTTCACGCAGTGGATCGCCAGCATCTTCATCGGCTTCATTGGCATGCCGATCGCCGTTGCGGTGAAGATGGTGCCGGTCGATTCTGCGTAG